CAAGATAGGTAGCGATGTAAATTACGAGCTTTTAGAGATAGTTCCTTCTCTTAAGGTTGGAGCCCTTATCCATTGGCACGATATTTTTTTTCCAGCAGAATATTGGAAAGAGTGGGTACAGGGAGCTATGTACTTCTGGAATGAGTCTTATTTTTTACAATCATTTATGTCTTTTAATGATTCTTTTAAAATAGAGTGGGCTTCTAGATATATGCAGCTAACATATGAGGATAAGTTAAAAAGAACTTTTCCATATTATATTCCAGAACATAGGGTGTCTTCATTCTGGGCGAGAAGAGTTAAATAGATTATTTCTTTTGAAAGCCTTTGAAGTCTTGAGTATTTCCGTAAAGAATCGTTTTAAGACCTTTAAAGTTTCCTAGCGATGTATTATAACTTCTTTTGTTCCTTAGAATTAGTCCAATAGCAAGATTAAATAATGCTAGTGATAGCATTGAATAAATCGTAAGAAATTTATTGAAGTTATTAGTCTTTGATACAAAATACCACCATGCAACAAAATGCCATTGACCGAGTAGTGGTAGCCTTTCCGTATTGATTTCATGATGATAGTGCCAGCATCGACATTCATTTCTAATTACAATTTTATTCTTTCGAGATACTCGATAGGAGTAATCTACGTCTTCAAGATAGCCAACCCCAGAAAACCACTCGTCAAATTTATATTGCGATAATACTTCTTTTTTCCAGAAGGTTGCTCCCCCGTAAACCCATTCTACTTGAAGGTTTTGGCCAGTTGGCCTGATTGCCGATGGAAAACCTGATAGAGTGAAGTTTCCTCCTGGTTTTTTATCTAATAGAAGTAACTTCTTTAAGGACTCATGTTTAACAATTGGTTGGTTATTTATACTTAGACCAACACCCTTCACTTCTTTATCCGAGCATAAATAGTCAAAAAGGTTTGAAATACAATCCTCTTCTAGGACAAGGTCGTCATCCAGGAAACCTACCCAGTCAATTTCTTTAGGAATGAGTGAAATTCCTTTGTTCTTCTGTCTTGCAAGACCAGGAGGACGAAGAGTCTTATAGATAATATTTAACTGTTGAGAAAATTGATCGACAACCTCTTTCACAGGATTGTCTGAACCATCAACTATGATTATGACTTCAGGTTTTCTCTTTTGTGATGCAAGAGAATTGAGCAAGTTTTTTATATCAACAGGTCTGTCTTTTGTTGGAACTATACATCCTATTTGCATTGTCATAATTTTCCTTTAGAGCTCATCAAAGATGGATTCAGTTGAAGGTATCTCAATTTCCGAGTTAATACTCATGAAGCGTTTTATCGCCCTCGAAATGGAGATTGGAGAATGTGGGTCAAAGGTTTCAATAGGCTTGACTACATCTCTTACGTAGTCCATTTCACTTGCAATTATTGGAAGATTAAAATGTTTTGCTTCAAGTAATGGGAGCCCAAAAGACTCCATAAGAGACGGGTATATCAGAGCTTCTGATTTTGTATAAAGCTTGAAAATATCTTCTCTTTTAATGTCGTGAATAACTTTAATATTTAATTTATTTGCGGAAGAGGCTTCTTTGATTTGATCTGAAAGTTTTCCTTTATTTATAACTAGTGTTAATGACGGAGTTATGCCTTCATTAGCTAGTTCCTTCCACGCTGCAATGAGGTTTTTGTGGTTCTTGTGTTTTTCATCTGAGGCAATATAAAGGAAGCCTTGGTCTTTATCTGCCGTGGTATTTCTATCTATAATCTTCGGAAGAAACGGAAATGTTTTTACATTGAAATCATTTCCCTGGTTTTTAAAAAAAGCTACTTTCATTGTACTTGTTTGCACAAGATACAAGTAATCTTTTGATTTTCTAAGTTCAAACCAAATCTTTTCAATAGACATTCTGATTACACTTTGAAAACTATCCCGGCAAATGAATTTAGGACTAATCAGATACTTATTTTGAAGGTAGATTGTTGTTTTTATTTTAGATTTAAATAATGGGGGAAGGTTTCCAAAACAAAACAGTGAATCGAACTTTTTTGATATTTTTTTTAACTTTCTCTCTGCAAAAAGTCTTGATAAGAAACTATTCTTTACTCTTAAGGTTTTAATCTTTTCTGTTTCTTGAATAGATATGTCTAGGCGGTCATCTAAAAAGATAAAAAACTCATATTCTTTAGGAAGAGAAGAGAGAAGTTCCCTAAGTAGAACTTTTCCACCACCACTGTGAATATTATAGGCCGAAATAATTATTCTCTTTTCCATACAGATTTAATAGTATGTCTCATTACTATGTTTGTCATTAGCGAAGATTATATATGAATATTTTGATTGTTAGTCAGTATTTCTGGCCTGAAAGATTTAAGATTAATGATATAGCCCAAGGGCTTATTGAAAAAGGTCATGCAGTTACAGTCCTTACAAGTATTCCAAATTATCCTGTTGGAAAATTCTTTAATGGATATGGACTTCTCGGGCCATATTTTGAAAATCACAACGGTATAAAAGTAGTTAGGGTTCCACAGTTTCCGAGGGGAAATAAGAAGGGAATTATGTTGGCGTTGAACTATCTCTCCTTTATGTTAATAGCCTCAATTCTTGGCCCAATTCTCTTGCTTAGGAAGAAGTTTGATAGAATTTTTATTTATCAGCTTTCTCCTGTTACTGCTGCATTCCCAGCTGTTGTGATGAAGTGGATTAAGAAATGTAAATTATATTTTTGGGTTACTGACTTGTGGCCTGAGTCATTAGTTGCTGCAGGTGTAACTACCTCCCCAAGAATATTATCTTTGGTAGGGAGATTTGTTAAGTTTATGCTGGATCAAAGTGACCTGATTCTTTTAAGTTCTAAGGGCTTTACTAAGAATATGATTGAAAGAGGTATTGACCGATCTAAGTTAGAATACTGGCCGCAGTGGGGTGAGAAGCTTTTTTATGAAACATTAATTGAGGAGAATAAGCTTCCTCGGAATGAGGTGCCTGAGGGGTTCGTTATTATGTTTGCGGGGAATATAGGAACGAGCCAATCTTTTGAAATAATAGTAGAAGCAGCTGAAAGGTTATCATCATACACAGATATTCATTGGGTTATCTTGGGCGACGGGTTAAAGAGGGCCTGGATAGAGAAAGAGGTAATAGATAGGGGAATTGAGGATTGTTTTCACCTTCTGGGAAGTAGGCCGATGGATAGTATACCTTATTATTATTCATTGAGTTCTGCGTTGCTAGTTTCCTTGAAAAAAGATCCTATCTTTTCAATAACGCTACCGACAAAAGTCCAATCTTATCTTGCTAGTGGAAAACCAATAATTGTATCGGTGGACGGTGAGGCGGCTGATATCGTTAATGAGAACTTTTGTGGAGTTTCTTGTAGGGCTTCTAGCGTTGAGGATTTGGTTGATGGAGTTTTGAAATTATATTCTAAAACACCTGAAGAGAGAGAGAAAATGGGGGCGAATGGGAGAGAGTTCTTTTTTAAGAACTTTGAAAGAGAGTTGCTTCTAACTAAGCTTGAAAACTTAATGAATCTTAAAAATTAAGAACTTTAAAGCCTTTGCCAATGCCTTTAAATAATGACAAAATAAGCCCAAATTATTGAGTGGATGAGGGTTATGAGAATATTAGTTATTGGTGGAGCTGGAATGCTTGGTCATAGGGTTTGGATTACTCTTGCTGAGAAATACGAGGTTTACGGTACTATTCGCTCTGAGTTCAATGAAAATCTAAAGAGCTTCTCTAAAATTGATCCTTCTAAAGTGATTAGCAATGTAAATATTTTAGATGACGCATCAATTGATAGTGCATTTGCAAAAAGCCGTCCAGATTTGGTTATTAAT
The window above is part of the Halobacteriovorax sp. HLS genome. Proteins encoded here:
- a CDS encoding glycosyltransferase — encoded protein: MEKRIIISAYNIHSGGGKVLLRELLSSLPKEYEFFIFLDDRLDISIQETEKIKTLRVKNSFLSRLFAERKLKKISKKFDSLFCFGNLPPLFKSKIKTTIYLQNKYLISPKFICRDSFQSVIRMSIEKIWFELRKSKDYLYLVQTSTMKVAFFKNQGNDFNVKTFPFLPKIIDRNTTADKDQGFLYIASDEKHKNHKNLIAAWKELANEGITPSLTLVINKGKLSDQIKEASSANKLNIKVIHDIKREDIFKLYTKSEALIYPSLMESFGLPLLEAKHFNLPIIASEMDYVRDVVKPIETFDPHSPISISRAIKRFMSINSEIEIPSTESIFDEL
- a CDS encoding glycosyltransferase family 4 protein, translated to MNILIVSQYFWPERFKINDIAQGLIEKGHAVTVLTSIPNYPVGKFFNGYGLLGPYFENHNGIKVVRVPQFPRGNKKGIMLALNYLSFMLIASILGPILLLRKKFDRIFIYQLSPVTAAFPAVVMKWIKKCKLYFWVTDLWPESLVAAGVTTSPRILSLVGRFVKFMLDQSDLILLSSKGFTKNMIERGIDRSKLEYWPQWGEKLFYETLIEENKLPRNEVPEGFVIMFAGNIGTSQSFEIIVEAAERLSSYTDIHWVILGDGLKRAWIEKEVIDRGIEDCFHLLGSRPMDSIPYYYSLSSALLVSLKKDPIFSITLPTKVQSYLASGKPIIVSVDGEAADIVNENFCGVSCRASSVEDLVDGVLKLYSKTPEEREKMGANGREFFFKNFERELLLTKLENLMNLKN
- a CDS encoding glycosyltransferase family 2 protein — its product is MTMQIGCIVPTKDRPVDIKNLLNSLASQKRKPEVIIIVDGSDNPVKEVVDQFSQQLNIIYKTLRPPGLARQKNKGISLIPKEIDWVGFLDDDLVLEEDCISNLFDYLCSDKEVKGVGLSINNQPIVKHESLKKLLLLDKKPGGNFTLSGFPSAIRPTGQNLQVEWVYGGATFWKKEVLSQYKFDEWFSGVGYLEDVDYSYRVSRKNKIVIRNECRCWHYHHEINTERLPLLGQWHFVAWWYFVSKTNNFNKFLTIYSMLSLALFNLAIGLILRNKRSYNTSLGNFKGLKTILYGNTQDFKGFQKK